One Paenisporosarcina sp. FSL H8-0542 genomic region harbors:
- a CDS encoding DNA repair exonuclease, translated as MTTIRFFHVADLHLDSPFKGVTSMPEHQLKTLRDSTFKAFQTLIETAVQEKPDFILIVGDIYDGEDRSLRAQHKFQEGMEVLNRHQIPVFLCYGNHDHLGGKWTRFRLPENVHVFRDQVEKVNIQIRHHDVYISGFSYPERHVKESMTTMYEEAFETDAFHIGMLHGSLAGDTTHAVYAPFTKEELINKNYDYWALGHIHKRQVLHSDPPIVYPGNIQSRHRNEKGTKGFYDVFLEKGNAQFNFIPTSSIIYDQINCSCKGIVHANEWFETIDSAIENFRNVHGAGVLEINLTDVDTNTLTMLEGTPLEEWLSMVRETQEMKEPHIWVHAITFDAIDAFEMESSGMTEQVISVMDTWDTQQWKEIISDVYQHPRLSRYIERLNDNDYETIHSEARTFIQKELVGKE; from the coding sequence ATGACAACCATTCGCTTTTTCCACGTGGCTGACTTACACCTTGATAGTCCATTTAAAGGTGTCACATCGATGCCAGAACATCAGTTAAAGACTCTCCGAGACAGTACGTTTAAAGCTTTTCAAACACTGATTGAAACGGCCGTTCAAGAAAAGCCGGATTTCATTTTAATTGTCGGGGACATATATGATGGAGAAGATCGTAGTTTACGTGCACAACATAAGTTTCAGGAAGGGATGGAAGTGCTCAACCGTCATCAAATTCCTGTATTTCTTTGCTATGGAAATCATGATCATCTTGGAGGCAAATGGACACGCTTTCGACTTCCGGAAAATGTCCATGTATTTCGGGATCAAGTAGAAAAAGTGAATATTCAAATTCGACATCATGATGTATACATAAGTGGTTTCAGTTATCCGGAACGCCATGTGAAAGAATCGATGACGACAATGTACGAAGAAGCATTCGAGACGGATGCATTTCACATTGGCATGCTCCATGGCAGTTTGGCAGGGGATACGACACACGCCGTTTATGCACCATTTACTAAAGAAGAACTTATCAATAAAAATTATGACTACTGGGCGCTTGGTCATATACACAAGCGACAAGTTCTCCATTCGGATCCACCCATTGTATATCCAGGAAACATCCAGAGCCGTCACCGGAACGAAAAAGGTACAAAAGGATTTTATGATGTCTTTCTTGAAAAAGGCAACGCGCAATTTAATTTCATACCGACTTCGTCAATTATTTACGACCAAATAAATTGTTCGTGTAAGGGAATTGTTCATGCTAATGAATGGTTTGAAACAATCGATTCGGCAATTGAAAATTTCCGCAATGTTCATGGTGCTGGCGTTCTTGAGATTAATCTAACGGACGTTGATACCAATACGTTAACAATGCTAGAAGGTACTCCACTTGAAGAGTGGCTGTCAATGGTACGGGAGACACAAGAGATGAAAGAGCCTCATATTTGGGTACATGCTATTACATTTGATGCTATAGATGCATTTGAAATGGAATCAAGCGGAATGACTGAACAGGTGATTTCCGTCATGGATACGTGGGATACACAACAATGGAAAGAAATTATTAGTGATGTCTATCAACATCCAAGGTTGAGTCGATATATTGAAAGACTGAATGACAATGACTATGAGACGATTCACTCAGAGGCTCGAACTTTCATCCAAAAAGAACTTGTAGGAAAGGAGTGA
- a CDS encoding AAA family ATPase yields MRIQKLVIYGFGQHENVTINLKDGINVFFGNNEAGKTTIQQFILAMMFGFPLRNQSNMRYEPKGGGRHGGQVHIDHSEFGHVVIERVKGKSAGDVTVFFEDGTRGDEETLKKVLYRYDRNSFESIFSFSIHQLQNFDKMTEVELSRTLLSSGTTGVDTLTKLEQRATKEMSGLFKKSGRNPEMNMKIEEIRMLDQKLKEARAEIDQYEPAILRIAEIDGEIENLNHVELQVKQQNEQFAKLLQAKPLLEKQKQLQSELAINQQGNFPIEGIRRYEKTKDRMHEAKIQVEQLQSAIHQQLEQVNELWSFEQTREIEELLAKESEWHHWLLRKQQLTSDLEQAKSDIQQQARMLGVKDKSHFSQVIAMDVSLQKEEHFQQVMHRLQQAEEAIRFERQSWERTKIEREEIESRMQQLRASAPTEMEQQQSGNVQKLIRQVAELKARQQLETQPAAVTTNIPKIITIMICIASILGAILSGNWTIAIGGIVLAGLIFVLLKKMNQGTADRKPDDYSSQIAALEQELSSTEHLADRVRLYNERMDQLKEKLQDQHRLTVKVEQSIGIQEAKCEEAKETLSDFLQLHGFTELLHPKLFPELFKRIRHIQEQQQSISQKLTDVQSLEEKIQKRLKKMSEATGEALSKEHAYHRLREICNAAKTNRKEHEMYQVKMKEWEAQLSEKEKLFDALSEDVQKLWSEAQVDSERGFYEADVAYRLKQTLQQEYQSIQAQLKSIGEIAMSSVNHEEQEAQLTQLKEQANNLTKSRQDLLEVKALLRQQTSSMLSDENYGYMLQQFEQKKTELAELAHKWSVNKVVSEAIRQTMHNLKENRLPFVLEKAQQFFRHLTNGRYESLEVNDEGIFEAVHSQGMRYRIAELSQATKEQAYIAMRFALAESLVGSVPFPFVMDDPFVHFDRFRVKQMVQLMSDLENHHQFLYFTCHEEMTAIWTDAHIIDVALLQKERSVSPV; encoded by the coding sequence ATGCGTATTCAGAAACTGGTGATTTATGGATTCGGACAACATGAAAATGTAACGATCAATCTGAAAGATGGAATCAATGTATTCTTCGGAAACAATGAAGCGGGAAAAACGACCATTCAACAATTCATTTTGGCGATGATGTTCGGGTTCCCACTCCGCAATCAATCCAATATGAGATATGAACCAAAAGGTGGCGGTCGACACGGTGGACAAGTTCATATCGATCATTCTGAGTTCGGTCACGTGGTGATAGAACGAGTCAAAGGTAAATCTGCCGGAGATGTAACAGTCTTTTTCGAAGATGGTACGCGAGGCGATGAAGAAACGTTAAAAAAAGTACTTTATCGATATGATCGAAACTCCTTTGAATCGATTTTTTCTTTTTCTATTCATCAATTGCAAAACTTTGATAAGATGACCGAAGTAGAGCTAAGTCGGACTCTTCTTTCCTCAGGAACAACGGGTGTAGACACGCTGACGAAGCTGGAGCAACGGGCGACAAAAGAAATGAGTGGCTTATTCAAAAAATCTGGCAGAAATCCGGAAATGAATATGAAAATAGAAGAAATCCGCATGTTGGACCAGAAGCTCAAAGAAGCACGAGCGGAAATCGATCAATACGAACCAGCCATTTTACGGATTGCTGAAATTGATGGAGAAATTGAAAACTTGAATCATGTTGAGCTGCAGGTCAAACAACAAAATGAGCAATTTGCTAAACTCCTTCAAGCTAAACCATTACTGGAAAAACAGAAACAACTTCAATCAGAACTCGCTATCAACCAACAAGGAAATTTTCCTATAGAAGGAATTCGACGGTACGAGAAAACTAAAGATCGCATGCACGAAGCCAAAATTCAGGTGGAACAGCTACAATCTGCTATTCATCAACAACTAGAGCAAGTGAATGAATTATGGTCGTTTGAACAAACGCGGGAAATAGAAGAGTTATTGGCTAAGGAGTCCGAATGGCATCATTGGCTGCTTAGAAAGCAACAGTTGACGAGCGACCTTGAACAAGCGAAATCCGACATACAACAGCAAGCGCGAATGCTAGGGGTCAAAGACAAGTCCCATTTTTCTCAAGTGATAGCTATGGATGTATCTCTTCAAAAAGAAGAGCACTTTCAACAAGTAATGCATCGATTGCAACAAGCCGAAGAGGCTATTCGATTTGAACGACAAAGCTGGGAACGAACAAAAATCGAAAGAGAAGAAATTGAAAGTAGAATGCAACAGCTTCGTGCGTCTGCACCTACTGAAATGGAGCAACAACAAAGTGGAAATGTGCAAAAACTGATAAGACAAGTGGCTGAGTTGAAAGCCCGCCAGCAACTGGAGACACAGCCGGCAGCAGTGACGACAAACATTCCCAAAATTATCACCATCATGATTTGTATAGCCTCCATTCTAGGGGCTATTCTTTCAGGAAACTGGACGATTGCAATTGGTGGAATTGTGTTAGCAGGACTTATTTTTGTGTTATTGAAAAAGATGAACCAAGGTACAGCTGACAGGAAACCCGATGATTATTCATCGCAGATTGCAGCACTAGAACAGGAATTGTCCAGTACGGAGCATTTGGCCGATCGGGTGAGATTGTATAATGAACGAATGGATCAGCTCAAAGAAAAACTTCAAGATCAACATCGGTTGACGGTGAAGGTAGAGCAAAGTATCGGTATTCAAGAGGCAAAATGTGAGGAAGCGAAAGAAACATTATCGGATTTTCTTCAGCTTCATGGATTTACAGAGCTATTGCATCCGAAATTGTTCCCAGAACTGTTTAAACGCATTCGTCATATTCAGGAACAGCAACAATCAATTTCACAAAAATTGACGGATGTTCAATCTCTTGAAGAAAAAATTCAAAAACGACTTAAAAAAATGTCCGAAGCAACGGGAGAGGCACTTTCAAAAGAGCATGCTTATCATCGGTTGCGTGAGATCTGCAACGCTGCAAAAACAAATCGAAAAGAGCATGAAATGTATCAAGTAAAAATGAAAGAATGGGAAGCTCAGCTATCAGAAAAAGAGAAGTTGTTTGATGCCCTGTCTGAAGACGTACAAAAGTTGTGGAGTGAAGCGCAAGTCGATTCTGAACGTGGATTTTATGAAGCCGACGTAGCATACCGTCTGAAACAAACCCTTCAACAGGAATACCAGTCGATTCAAGCTCAACTCAAATCAATTGGTGAAATCGCAATGTCTTCTGTAAATCATGAGGAACAAGAAGCCCAGTTGACTCAATTAAAGGAACAAGCAAATAATCTTACCAAATCCCGCCAAGACTTATTGGAGGTAAAAGCATTACTGAGACAGCAAACTAGCTCAATGCTTAGTGATGAAAATTATGGGTATATGCTACAACAATTTGAACAAAAGAAAACTGAACTCGCAGAACTTGCACATAAATGGTCCGTCAACAAAGTTGTATCGGAAGCCATCAGGCAAACGATGCACAATTTAAAAGAAAATAGACTCCCATTTGTTCTTGAAAAAGCACAGCAGTTCTTTAGGCACTTAACAAATGGACGTTATGAGTCACTTGAAGTTAATGATGAGGGAATTTTCGAAGCGGTCCATTCACAAGGCATGCGTTATCGAATTGCGGAATTGAGTCAAGCTACGAAAGAACAAGCGTATATTGCCATGCGATTCGCTTTGGCGGAATCATTGGTTGGATCCGTGCCTTTCCCATTCGTAATGGATGATCCATTTGTCCATTTCGATCGTTTCCGTGTGAAACAAATGGTACAATTAATGTCAGATTTAGAAAACCATCATCAATTCTTGTATTTCACTTGTCATGAAGAGATGACGGCAATATGGACTGATGCACACATCATAGATGTTGCATTGTTGCAAAAGGAAAGGAGTGTATCGCCGGTATGA
- the yhaM gene encoding 3'-5' exoribonuclease YhaM, whose product MKGKGISNLAVGETVDHNLLIKQSIKAFTTTGNPFMTLILQDKSGDIEAKLWDTNEEHEALYHAEAIVRVGGEIQHYRGKNQLRIKSIRVVKDDEGISLSDLVPSAEKAKEVLFEELMQFFFEMKNPQIQRITRHLLKKHQAAIMTYPAATKNHHDYVSGLIDHVVSMLKLGKSLCDLYPSLNKDLLYAGIILHDVGKVTELSGPIATSYTIEGNLLGHITIMVNEISKAAEELQIEGEEVMLLQHMVLSHHGKEEWGSPKKPMLREAEILHYIDNIDAKMNMLDRALKKTNPGEFSERLFPLDNRSFYKPTFE is encoded by the coding sequence ATGAAAGGTAAAGGTATTTCAAACTTAGCAGTGGGCGAAACTGTCGATCATAATCTATTAATCAAGCAATCTATAAAGGCATTCACAACGACCGGAAACCCTTTTATGACCCTTATTCTTCAGGACAAAAGTGGAGATATCGAAGCGAAGCTCTGGGATACAAATGAAGAGCATGAAGCGTTGTATCATGCGGAAGCAATTGTTCGTGTAGGTGGAGAGATACAACATTACCGTGGGAAAAACCAATTGCGAATCAAAAGCATTCGAGTTGTAAAAGATGATGAAGGAATTTCATTAAGTGACCTTGTGCCATCTGCTGAGAAAGCGAAAGAAGTATTGTTTGAGGAGTTAATGCAATTCTTCTTTGAAATGAAGAATCCACAGATTCAGCGAATAACGCGTCACTTGTTGAAAAAACATCAAGCGGCCATCATGACTTATCCTGCTGCAACGAAAAATCATCACGATTATGTCTCTGGTTTAATTGACCACGTCGTATCGATGTTAAAGCTTGGTAAATCATTATGTGATTTGTATCCTTCATTGAATAAAGATTTACTCTATGCAGGCATTATTTTGCATGATGTAGGAAAAGTTACCGAGTTATCAGGGCCAATCGCAACTTCTTATACCATCGAAGGGAATTTGTTAGGCCATATTACAATCATGGTCAATGAGATTTCAAAAGCGGCAGAGGAGTTACAAATTGAAGGGGAAGAAGTCATGCTTCTCCAGCACATGGTTTTGTCGCATCACGGGAAAGAAGAGTGGGGCAGTCCTAAAAAACCAATGCTGCGTGAGGCAGAAATTCTTCACTATATTGATAATATCGATGCGAAGATGAATATGCTGGATCGAGCATTAAAGAAAACGAACCCTGGAGAGTTTTCCGAGCGTCTATTCCCACTCGACAATCGTTCATTTTATAAACCAACGTTTGAATAA
- a CDS encoding peptidylprolyl isomerase produces the protein MKKTVLTLTLAASVLALSACNGDSASDDKPIVTSKAGDITKNELYEEMKESVGKQALQVLIIEKVLASEYEVSDKEVKAQFDKEKKEMGESFDQYLAQQGQTEESYKKYIRLNLLQEKALTEDVKVTDKEVKAQYENMKTELNARHVLVADEATAKEVKAKLDGGADFATVAKEYSTEQAAQQSGGELGWFTPDKMVKEFSDAALALEVNKISEPVKTKFGYHIIQVTDKREAKVGSFEDEKAEITKTLKLQKADQSTLLPKVSKLMKEADIKINDEDLKGAIDQMLNPEPAEPEAAE, from the coding sequence ATGAAAAAAACCGTATTAACATTGACATTAGCAGCATCTGTATTAGCTTTATCAGCTTGTAATGGCGACTCAGCGTCAGACGACAAACCAATCGTCACGTCTAAAGCTGGAGATATTACGAAAAACGAACTTTATGAAGAAATGAAAGAATCCGTTGGTAAACAAGCACTTCAAGTTTTAATCATTGAAAAAGTATTAGCTTCAGAATATGAAGTTTCAGACAAAGAAGTAAAAGCTCAATTTGACAAAGAGAAAAAAGAAATGGGCGAAAGCTTTGATCAATATCTTGCACAACAAGGTCAAACAGAAGAGAGCTATAAAAAATACATTCGTTTGAACTTATTGCAAGAAAAAGCTTTAACTGAAGACGTTAAAGTTACCGACAAAGAAGTAAAAGCTCAATACGAAAACATGAAAACAGAATTAAATGCACGTCATGTATTAGTAGCAGACGAAGCAACTGCGAAGGAAGTTAAAGCGAAGCTTGATGGTGGCGCTGATTTCGCTACTGTAGCAAAAGAATATTCAACTGAGCAAGCAGCACAGCAATCAGGAGGCGAACTTGGCTGGTTTACTCCAGATAAAATGGTAAAAGAATTCTCTGATGCAGCATTGGCATTGGAAGTTAATAAAATCAGTGAGCCAGTAAAAACTAAATTTGGCTATCATATTATCCAAGTAACGGACAAGCGTGAAGCTAAGGTTGGTTCATTTGAAGATGAAAAAGCAGAAATAACTAAAACCTTAAAATTGCAAAAAGCTGATCAAAGCACTTTGCTACCTAAAGTATCGAAGTTAATGAAAGAAGCAGATATCAAGATTAACGATGAAGACTTAAAAGGTGCAATCGATCAAATGTTAAATCCAGAGCCAGCAGAACCTGAAGCTGCTGAATAA
- a CDS encoding YjcZ family sporulation protein: MSGGFQHQSSFALIVVLFILLIIVGAAFLC; this comes from the coding sequence GTGAGTGGTGGGTTCCAGCATCAATCCAGCTTTGCTTTAATCGTTGTATTATTTATTCTTTTGATCATCGTAGGTGCAGCATTTTTGTGCTAA
- a CDS encoding DUF3267 domain-containing protein, giving the protein MHCWKTINVKKQYGFDRIFMLSSLLVVAVFSLFYVLLEILHDNRLSDDRFAVFLLSFLLLYPVHKSLHFLPLIRYRNRIHFSVKKQFSFMPILSIRIKEPVPKALFLFALLAPFFIINSMLITGAFMMPEFGHYFTMLLAYHCGLCLIDLLYIKNLARSPKKALIEETETGYEILVPPATF; this is encoded by the coding sequence GTGCACTGCTGGAAAACCATCAATGTAAAAAAACAATACGGATTTGATCGTATTTTCATGTTATCGTCATTACTCGTCGTTGCCGTATTTTCACTTTTTTATGTGTTGCTCGAAATTTTACACGACAATCGCCTTTCGGATGATCGATTCGCTGTTTTTTTACTGAGTTTCTTGTTATTGTATCCGGTTCATAAGAGTCTTCACTTTTTACCATTGATTCGATATCGGAATCGCATACACTTCTCAGTAAAAAAACAATTCAGCTTTATGCCTATATTATCGATTCGCATAAAAGAGCCTGTACCTAAAGCACTTTTCTTGTTTGCTTTACTTGCTCCGTTTTTTATTATTAACAGCATGCTGATTACTGGTGCATTCATGATGCCCGAATTTGGTCATTATTTTACGATGCTACTAGCTTATCATTGTGGTCTCTGTCTGATTGATTTGTTATATATTAAAAATCTTGCCCGTTCACCCAAAAAAGCTTTAATTGAAGAAACGGAAACGGGATATGAAATTCTTGTTCCTCCAGCTACCTTTTAA